The following are from one region of the Pygocentrus nattereri isolate fPygNat1 chromosome 20, fPygNat1.pri, whole genome shotgun sequence genome:
- the LOC108414148 gene encoding uncharacterized protein LOC108414148 → MQSSWIWREFLFGLLSFSCILAPPSSARSSVKVNLHDSATLPCSERCSGLVRWTASRKPHEGLSECNQTLCRSVKEGYQMIYDQYLKENLSLTITDADFSKRTWYTCQCDGKDICDVSLRLEPPENVQQMNCGDNLTLDLPVSEPLMVTFNRTGDSDPNPVKLCEVKGRKLQCDPPYEERVSLQSSLQLKDLKDLDGGVYTIVDTENEEVVSTYRITVRAPDNSKKIQPGESLILDLPISETARVILPEVKMPIKTLMSYVKLKTVKSSL, encoded by the exons ATGCAGAGCTCCTGGATCTGGAGAGAGTTCCTCTTTGGGCTGCTGAGCTTCTCTTGCATCTTGg CTCCTCCTTCTTCAGCTCGTTCTTCAGTGAAGGTGAATCTTCATGACTCTGCTACTCTGCCCTGCTCTGAGAGATGTTCTGGTTTGGTCAGATGGACTGCATCCCGTAAACCCCATGAAGGTCTGTCTGAGTGTAATCAGACTTTATGCAGATCAGTGAAGGAGGGATATCAGATGATCTATGATCAGTACCTGAAGgagaatctctctctcaccatcactgACGCTGATTTCAGTAAGAGAACCTGGTACACTTGTCAGTGTGACGGTAAAGACATCTGTGATGTGAGTCTACGGCTTGAGC CTCCTGAGAACGTCCAGCAGATGAACTGTGGGGACAATCTGACTTTGGATCTTCCCGTCTCAGAGCCACTGATGGTGACCTTCAACAGGACTGGAGACTCTGATCCAAACCCTGTGAAGCTGTGTGAAGTCAAGGGCCGTAAACTCCAGTGTGACCCTCCGTATGAGGAGAGAGTATCGCTTCAGTCCAGTCTGCAGCTGAAGGACCTGAAGGACTTGGATGGTGGTGTTTACACCATAGTGGACACTGAGAACGAGGAGGTTGTGTCTACATATAGAATCACAGTCAGAG CTCCTGATAATTCTAAGAAGATACAGCCTGGAGAATCTCTCATCCTGGATCTTCCCATCTCAGAGACAGCAAGGGTGATTTTACCAGAAGTGAAGATGCCAATCAAAACCCTGATGAGCTATGTGAAGCTGAAAACTGTAAAGTCTAGCCTGTAG